Part of the Apostichopus japonicus isolate 1M-3 chromosome 13, ASM3797524v1, whole genome shotgun sequence genome is shown below.
aaaaaaaaaaacacaaacaaaacaaatagacTCCAACAATGCTTAAGTCTGTTCTTAGTATGTAATGAATGGAACTGATGAGTTCAGCCAATGGCGTACAAGATAGAAACTCTATTAgtagaacaaaacaaaaaagaagaaatttctaAAAAAATGGAGATATTGAATTGAGAATTGATATGGTTAGAGATGTATGTACTGCAGAGGCTTGCACCATGTTGAAATAGTACTAATACTTTTGTCTTTTTCTATCAaagtgagggagggaggggaaggggaggagaggagaggggaggtgaagggaggagaggggagggaaggcGGATAGAGGAAGGCAAGGACAGATAAGGTGAGAAAGGGTCAGGGAatagagggagggagggggagggagggagtgaaACCAAGTGAGGGGAGAAGAGGGAGAGAGTATGGGAATATTTATGTCAGTAGGTGTTGATGATTAACCATATCAAATACAAGAACATTTGAGATGCATGGGAGTCCGCTGTTACAATTTTATGATCCCAGAATGAATGTTGTTATACGCTTCTTCATCAAGAGGTGAGTAAGTTTTCTCTGTATCGTTCATGTAGTACAAAGGACCGGTAATAGTCCTCGGGTCGAAGCCCTCCTTGACTAGATTAACTTTACGGAGTTTAAAGGTACCTGTCACCTCCAAGGTATCTTTAATGCGAACGAACTTTGGGCAAGCGTAACTAGGTAACCGTTCAGTGATGTGCTTGTACAAGGCAGGACAGTCTAAGGTAGCGTTGTTACGAAGAATCAGAGATGCCATCCCTGCTCTGCCATCTTTTCCTGGAAATGAGTGAGAGAGGCGACTTACACTTAACGGAATGATGACAAAGCAGTTGATAAAAGAGGAAAACTACGGTCAAACTTGTGAAATTTCAACACAATTATCTACTGTATATTGTACAGAAGGTTCAACTGTATAGTGTGAACCTATCCTTATTCTACAAAGATTTAACTTTCAATTGCATCTATAGCAGTATAATGtaactttgaaagaaaaaattagTTTCTAGAGAATGCATTACAGAAACGTTGGCACCAGAccatcatccttgaaacatAGCACCACCAAACATTAAGATCTTCAAATACCACGGTTCCCATAAAATGAAGAGTGTAAATACTATCCCTTCATGTCAACATCAAGGTCAACATCAAAATCCTTTCCCCCGGAATTCCTGATAAAACCATACGGTCACCTGTACTTTATATAAGTACATTACATCGCAAAAAcaactttgacatttttgacCGACGTCGATCAAAACACTGATATCGTACTAAAGGAAGAGAGAGTGGACTGAATTCAGGACTCACCTTCAATCTTGACACCATACACATTAGCAGATTCAACTTCTGGGCTTTCCAACAGACTTAGTTCCACTTCAGTTGTAGCCACATTTTCTCCTTTCCATCTAATGATTCCATGTACAAATACAGAGAGATGAATAAACTGGAAATCTGACAGCAATAAATAATTCTTTTCTTAAACTAGATCATTCAGTTACTATGCATGAAGGTTGATCGTGATTACTGAAAACCTCAAAAATCTTTTTCTTTGACCAATCATTTAAAGCAATAGTTAGCCCTACAAAGAACTTACTATTAAATAGCCAGATACTTTTTACTATAAAGAATGGGATACATGGAAGGGTCTTCATGTGTCCATAGTATTCAATAGCCTCAATTTAATGACAACCCCTATAAACAAAGGAACAAAGTTTAAAACTGTCTAAATCAggtaagaaaaaagaaaagaaagttgaaTGATTACAGGTTAGTATAAAGTTAATACAAGTCCTTCTAACACAACATTACAACAGCTAACCCTCAGTCATTGGTATTTGTCACACATTCACACACCATAGTGTGTAAAATTCAAACTGACCATCCTGGGACACTACAGTGCGCCACATCTAGATGTCCCTGGGGGTACTTCCGATAGGGTACAGATAGCCACAAACCAGCACAGGTAACTATATTTAAAAGTTACCTTGATGgtcctcatccccccccccccccacccctattGGTGAATAGAGGCGATGGAGGTTAAGCTCCTTACCCAAGGATGACACCGAAATGATCTGGTCAGGGCTAGAACTTGAAAACACAGATTGCAAGTCCATTGCACCCTCTCCAGCTAGGGAGTGCGGGAGAGGGTGAGGGTTTTGGGGTTGTTATGGGGTGGAATTGCATCCTCTGTCCTGGCTTTCTCATTTCATTGAACTTGAATCCAGATAGTGTATGGGAACTAACGAAGACACCTAATGACCTCGAGTCCTTCTTCAGCTCAAATCGATAGTTTTGAGTCAAACCATATCAGGGGTTGTgaattaaaagttaacattcACAAAGGGAATATATCCCATGTGTTGCACATTTCATGTTTACCTGAATGTGTTGCCAAGACGATCTTTAAAGTACAAATATCCATCTTCATCAATATTCATCAGGTCTCCGGTGTTGAAGTAAGCATCCCCTTTCTTTACGACATTCCTGATGATCTTACTCTCGGTGACCGTTCTGTCGCCTATGTAGCCGTCAAAGGGTGTTCGGTCAGTGATCTGAGAGGCAAGTAATCCCGCTTGACCTGACAGAGAGTTCAAAGGTTAATTCTTACTTCGAGaatgaaactttgaaaatcaTAACATCAATAATGATGGAAGCACTATCTTTTATAGAGTTGTGGTTGTTGGCAAGAAATAACCCATTTAATCTCATCATCCTGAAAACTTAACAGAATTCTGAAGAAcgtaaaatatatttctactctttacttttcatacattttcATATCACAAGTGTCAATCAATGATTTCTACATCTGTTACaatattttgaccaaaaaaaaataaacacagtATAAATACAAGAATATTGATTGCACACAAATGGTAGATAAAATTTTATCTTGTACAATTACCTCTTGGACATGTGATACACAATCCATCTGGATCTCGTTTCGGTTCTGCAGTTTCTAGGTCACACTCAATAATTCGTAAGTCTATCAAAAATAGCTGCGTAgagaaccaaaaacaaaactatataAGCAACTTCAATTGTGGATGGTTTTAAGGATGAACTTCTGGCAGGATTATAgtcttcatatttcattttccaaGGAAAAGCAGGAAAATTTAGAATCCTAATAACCTTTCTATAGTTATtacagttttcaagatattcacatctAAACTATGTCAAATttctggaatactcctttaaggctaaatccGATGACTTGGGCTCCTGAGTCAAGGCCTTTCAATGTTTATCCATTGTGCTCTAATTTCTAATAAACTCAACCAAAACCAatgttcttttaatttcataCTTCAAATGCACATTCATGGACAGCATTTGAGATCGTATAATTTCATATAATTCCAAAATGTTGTACaccatgtcatttgaggccataaaaagTCTTCTTTGACCCCTTGAGTCTGCATTTGAGGAACTGACTTATTGGTCTATGTAATTAGACTATATTGTTATATAGTTCACttaagtttatttatttcagctATGTaaaggtcatttctcaaaaatcaAAAGTGGTATAGAAATATAACCTGCACTGATAGTAGTCTATACAGTGTTAAAACAGTGCTATAACTAAAACAGTAGTGGGCTGTCCACCACCAGATTCAATAACTtatgaaaatgaatttttgtGCGTAAAATGATCCTTGAGTACAGATGGTTTCTAAAATAACGAAAACAGTAGTGGGTTGTCCACCACCAGATTGAATCACTTTTTTCAGCCAAACAAAACTAGTTTACTATGCATTATTCCATATTTATGCAATTGTATGCATACCTATTTTTTTGAAATTAACATAATATCACTGTTTGGCAACAATTTCCACCCACAATCATCTACATTAGTTAAAGTGACCTCATGTTCTGTCAGAAACATATCATGCACAGATATGATAAAGCAGAGGGCTcctatgtacagtgtgttatCTGTGGAACGGTTGGCCTCTGGTCAAACACTGCAAAGGGCTGTTAAGAAAGCTTCACTTTCCCAGGAAAGTTTTTGCAAACATCGTCTTAATGTAACGATGATCGCCTACTTTTGAAGTAACTATATTGAGAACAAATCACTTATTTGTTTATCTATACCTTTAACAATGGTGTGTAACGCCCTGCGGTTCCCACCTTTCCATCGTAATTTATGGACATGAAATTACCATCCGAGGCAGCAAAGAATTCACAGATGTACTTGATGTTAAACCGCGTCTGGAATTCCTCCCATATATCTGCCGGGAGGCCGTTCCCGACCGCAAACCTGATACCTCCGTGTGGATACACTCCATCTTCGTCGCTACGTGGAGCTTGGACGAGATAGCGAGCCGTCTCTCCTATGTACTGGATGACGGTCACTCTGTATTGACGAACGTCACGCCAGAATTCTCTCACCGAGAATCTCTTACGTATGGCTGCCGATCCACCTGAGAGGAGAATTTCAGAGAATCATCCTAATTTGACAAATTCATGacaatatttggtgatatcaaaGATATACTGTAGGAGCTTAAAGTAGCTGGTTGGACTGCAGTTACAAGCTTGTCTTCATAATGCATCGAATGCACTTTAATATAAAGTTGGCATGACTGTCTCTTATACTTTACTAAACTAAGTCTATTAGACAGAACTGCATCAATAATGGTTGAATAACTTTGAATATCTAATACTAAAGAGCAAAACTATcagattaaattaaatttataataTTGGAGAGACCAGCTCCAATCACTGTGTTTGGATATTGAACTCTAGGGAGATACAATATGTATCTACAGACCCATGGACATTGAATGTCTACTACTACAGAGATATATGAACATTGAATGTTGACTACTATAGAGCTAAATTACAGTATCACACTAACCTGCATTGATAATATTGATGAGACCAGCTCCAATCACTGTGTTTTGATATTGAACTCTAGGGAGATACAATATGTATTTACAGACCCATGGACATTGAATGTCTACTACTACAGAGATACATGAACATTGAATGTTGACTACTATAGAGCTAAATTACAGTATCACACTAACCTGCATTGATAATATTGATGAGACCAGCTCCAATCACTGTGTTTTGATATTGAACTCTAGGGAGATACAATATGTATCTACAGACCCATGGACATTGAATGTCTACTACTACAGAGATACATGAACATTGAATGTTGACTACTATAGAGCTAAATTACAGTATCACACTAACCTGCATTGATAATATTGATGAGACCAGCTCCAATCACTGTGTTTTGATATTGAACTCTAGGGAGATACAATATGTATCTACAGACCCATGGACATTGAATGTCTACTACTACAGAGATACATGAACATTGAATGTTGACTACTATAGAGCTAAATTACAGTATCACACTAACCTGCATTGATAATATTGATGAGACCAGCTCCAATCACTGTGTTTTGATATTGAACTCTAGGGAGATACATGGACATTGAATGTCTATACTACTACAGAGTAAAATATCAGTATCAGACTAACCTGCATTGATAACATTTGTAAGACCGACCGAAAAAGCGGACGCGTGATAAAGCGGAAGGCATATGTACAGAATGTCGTCAGGTCCCATGTCGTAAAAAGACATCTGAGTTGAAGCGTTCACCATACGACGATGACTCAGTTTCACAGCTTTGGGAAGTCCTGCGATGTTAAAATGATAGCAGGTCGTTGGAAATTATGACCTATTACTGCGGTGAAAGCCAAAGCATCAGCCACagcaaaattagaaaaaaatatgatccCAAAGAGGTTACTAAGGTCGATTtggaaaaatgtaaaaagatgAACAGACGtagaataaattaaaatatacacaTAGTCACTAAATATTAAGAGGGAAATAAAGACCAAACGTGGACCCACAAAGTTTATGAATCGCCTGTTAACTATCAGAGTGCAAAGTTTATCAACAAGAACATGTAGTTTTGTTATTTGACCTTGTTATTTCAACCAAGTCTTGAAATATGGTTGTAAGTTTATTAGGACAGTCcaattggatatttttttttgtggtggtGGACATTTTACCATATACAGGCAACGGAGactaatataaattacagaACGGTTCCCTCTAACAAGTTAATGTAACTTGAAAAGGTATAACATTATGAATTAATATGCTGATAATAAAAGTCTAACACATAGTTTAGGAATATTTAAGTCATGATGTAATACATAGTCAAGCGGGATTTTTTTCTACCAAAAcaattaacttttttttgtatttgtttttgttttgtttgttggaaTATTTAAGGGTTGATCTACATGCTGCTCTCCAGTACCTGTGGTTCCAGATGTGTACATGTAAACACAAGGCACTGTCCAAAACTCATCCTTTTCTCTCACTGAAAGCAGATTGTTTTCATCTGAAGAGTTAAGAGACAGCTTAGTAAGATCTTTGAAGTCTTCTGGAAGAGGTTTGTCCGAGACCCCCATTACGTAGATCTCGATTCCTAGGTCATCGAGGTCGACTTTAATCTCCTTCAGAGTTTCTACAAGTTCTTCATCtgaggaaagaaagaaaatatcaatgacctttgaccctctgATGTCgaaaaaaataaatgacttGGTCTTCATATCCTTAGGGACCACAAACTGTGTGTAACCTTAGTGTAAAATAACAGCCAAATTAATAAACCTTACTTTTTATACTTTGATATATTTGATGTTTCAATGAGAATCTTTAATCCTGCTTAGTGTGCTTACAATATCAACAAAAATAATTGATAAGAAAACATATTACATTTAGCAGATTTATTTGTGTTCTATTTAATAGAGAAGCTGTTTTATAAAAGCCCTATAAAGTTCTTGATTAACTTACCACATCCACAGATGATTTTATTGGCTGAAGTGATCTTGATACAATGTAATAGAGATTTGCCTCTGATGTGCGTGTTGAGAAATGCTGCAGTGGCACCGCATTTAATGATACCCAGCCATGCCCAGACAAAGCCAGGCTCGTTGTACATTAACAGACAGACCACATCCCTCGTTTTCACTCCGTTTCCGACCAAATAATTTGTAATTCTGTTGGCTTGTCTGTTGACATCTGAGTATGTGTACTGTTGGTTCTCATAAAGCAAGAATATTTGACTTCCTTGCTTCTTCACTGCAAGTTCTTCAAACCTATCCAAAACGGTGAACTTAgcttgtcttttctttttacgGTGAGACTGAAGCCTAAAATGGTGCGACAGGTAGCTGAGGTCGTTGGCGATGGATGGGTAGAGAACGTAGACGATGAAACATGGGATGCTGGCGCCCAGTAGTGTGTAGGCACAGTACCGTACCACAGAGGTATGAAAGCTGGGCATCTTGTCTCTATGCAGCTCTGTGGAACCTCTGGTCTGAAAGTTAACACAACAAGAGGATAACTTAAAAAGCAGGTGCTTGCATTTGCATTATAATCCCTCTTGCATAAATATATTTGACAAGTCTTGAACTATTTTGTCTGTTTGTATCCAGTGTAACAATGATGAACTAGAGAAACCAATGTtgcttttaaattaaaaacttaACCTAGACTAACAATACTTTCATACAAGGGTTACCTAGCCCAGCCTACATTACATGCTAGAATAATGGCATCAATTAGATCATTTTCATACACTATTGACAGGCTTGTCAAGAAAGGGAGCaggtggggagagggaggggataCAGCCCCAGGGCCAAGAGTTATTTAAGGGCCCcaggaaatatgggataaagaacagtatattctcattttcataatgtacAAAATGGAGGTCTTGTGACCAAGAGAACTACTGAGATATGAATTCAACTTACCTTTTTCAGTATCCAATTTATTTGTGTAACTGTGGTGACTGCTCATGATGTATTACTGTAAGTTATACATTAACCAATTATTGAGAAAATGAATTCCATTATGTATTCTCAGTAACAAgcttattacatttttttccattcttcATCACTAATTAACTTACTACATTTAACTTTGGGGTTTATGATATATAATTACTCATAAATTATGGCAACTTACCAGAGTTTTCACTGTATTATAGAAAAGCAAAACTGTTCAAATGGTAAAGTGTCCTGTATCATTAAACTTCTTCAGCGGTTCCATTACGATCATCTGAAAAGTCCTTTCATTATCAGAGGGAACAGCAAAAGATCTGCTAAACTGAAATGTGAAGCATCTCGGATATGCAAAGCCATTCACAAGTGACATAGGATCATTCGCTATCTTAATATGACAGCAAAAATTCGTCCATTAATTTTTCTCTCGAGTTGAAGTTATGAAGATAACTTTTCATAAACAACTTGTAGCCAAACATGCTGATACTCTGTACAAATATAAACAGTAACGATATCATGACTGTACTATAAAACTTCCTTTATCATGCCCAACCTGTATGTTTACTATATGACTGTGAGATATACCCTGGTGGACAAATACCTACTGCACAGAAATGATAGTCAATCTGATATAAAAGGTAAAATCAATAAATCTCCAGCCACTCTATGAAATATGAAGTATAAAGTTTAACAACAAAGGGGTTTGATGCTTATCTTAAAAAAGATAAGTAGATCTCAGCTACTTTTTATGATATGCCAAAGTACAATGAAAATGCAGAGAGACATAACAAGGGGGAATAAAGGTTATCAAATTTCTGTATACCTACTTTGGTTTTCAAGATTTCAAACTTAATTTCATTGAAATTTGTGGAATGCTAGAATgctgaaattggcaattttctGGACTTTTGCAGTCCTTTAAGACCTAATTCTTAATGTTGATCCATTGTTTTATGAACACTAAAAACTCTTGATAAAGCAAAgatttttaagtttatttttaGTTTCTCACACAATGCAGGGCACGTCAAGAATGAAATCTAATGTTTCATCATTTTTACCCACCCAGTAAATTTGTTtatcattgtaaacatgttatcaaATTCACAGGTCTTTGGTTTTCTTGATATTTTTTGCATTTGTTTCTGAGGTATTCAGGGACTTAAGATGGTCCATAATGAGGTCAACTAAACTAGGTAGTTCAGTCACTTTGTTTAATAGGTTACTGCTGAATGTTCACTTTCCACCAATCAGAGAAACTTAAAACTTAAGTTGCATATCTCCAAGTAGAACAAAACCAATCACATATTTGAATCTTACGATAAATTATAAGAAATCAGTCAGCAGTTGACAATTATGGGTACAATTTGGATACATATAATCATATAGTCCTAAAACTGTCGGGCATTGCTACACACCGTTAAATTTTCATACTACCTTAGTATGTCCACCAATGTGATTCACACTTTCTGTTACCAAGGTGGTGTTTCATGGAGGAGAAAACCTGGCCTGTCTTGCTACTGACTGTTCATCCTTCAGTGTCATGACACATAATGCATATTGGTAGTCACTTCTTGGTTATTCTTAATATGTTCACCAATCTTGGGGGAAtgaggtggggttggggggggggatggggttgggaCAAGAAAGTTAAGCTTGAAATCAGAAAACCTGCATACTAGCAATCTTTGATGTTGAAACAAATTGCCAAATTGTTTTATATCGTTTACCTCAAAACCATTTGAAATCAAAATGTGAACAACTTAACGACATTCATGCATTTCCAACAGAGAAGAAGTTATTTGAATGTTTCAAATGGTACGTCACACAAGCATGTCAAGTTTCAGAAACTTCATTacacattttgtattttattttttattgtggaCAGCTTTGCTTGACATGTACGATCTGATAATTGTGTTGTTTTAGGCAGAAGCTTATGTTGTAACTGAATAAAACTGCTGCAGTGAATGAAATCTGATttggctactatttattaattaacataataattatgcaaattaactACTTTCCATGGTGTGACAACTTGAAATACAAATGAACCTTCCCCCACCAAGTATGCCAAAGTTttatatgggggagggggggtgggggaggcgcATATGTCTGGAATATAGACAGAGTTATGTACCATGCTTCTAGCATTCGGAGTACTACTGTAGCAGGCATCCTTTATGCAAGCATGCAcgcaaaaatgaaagaaaagttaCTTCAAAATCTTCACATTTAAACTATTTGTATTTAATCAGAACATTGCACACAAAATACACATTGcacataaatgttataaattctataaaataatatcaatattgaATACTATGATGAAAGAAACTTGTCAAGGT
Proteins encoded:
- the LOC139979234 gene encoding long-chain fatty acid transport protein 6-like isoform X1, which gives rise to MPSFHTSVVRYCAYTLLGASIPCFIVYVLYPSIANDLSYLSHHFRLQSHRKKKRQAKFTVLDRFEELAVKKQGSQIFLLYENQQYTYSDVNRQANRITNYLVGNGVKTRDVVCLLMYNEPGFVWAWLGIIKCGATAAFLNTHIRGKSLLHCIKITSANKIICGCDEELVETLKEIKVDLDDLGIEIYVMGVSDKPLPEDFKDLTKLSLNSSDENNLLSVREKDEFWTVPCVYMYTSGTTGLPKAVKLSHRRMVNASTQMSFYDMGPDDILYICLPLYHASAFSVGLTNVINAGGSAAIRKRFSVREFWRDVRQYRVTVIQYIGETARYLVQAPRSDEDGVYPHGGIRFAVGNGLPADIWEEFQTRFNIKYICEFFAASDGNFMSINYDGKVGTAGRYTPLLKLFLIDLRIIECDLETAEPKRDPDGLCITCPRGQAGLLASQITDRTPFDGYIGDRTVTESKIIRNVVKKGDAYFNTGDLMNIDEDGYLYFKDRLGNTFRWKGENVATTEVELSLLESPEVESANVYGVKIEGKDGRAGMASLILRNNATLDCPALYKHITERLPSYACPKFVRIKDTLEVTGTFKLRKVNLVKEGFDPRTITGPLYYMNDTEKTYSPLDEEAYNNIHSGIIKL
- the LOC139979234 gene encoding long-chain fatty acid transport protein 6-like isoform X2; protein product: MPSFHTSVVRYCAYTLLGASIPCFIVYVLYPSIANDLSYLSHHFRLQSHRKKKRQAKFTVLDRFEELAVKKQGSQIFLLYENQQYTYSDVNRQANRITNYLVGNGVKTRDVVCLLMYNEPGFVWAWLGIIKCGATAAFLNTHIRGKSLLHCIKITSANKIICGCELVETLKEIKVDLDDLGIEIYVMGVSDKPLPEDFKDLTKLSLNSSDENNLLSVREKDEFWTVPCVYMYTSGTTGLPKAVKLSHRRMVNASTQMSFYDMGPDDILYICLPLYHASAFSVGLTNVINAGGSAAIRKRFSVREFWRDVRQYRVTVIQYIGETARYLVQAPRSDEDGVYPHGGIRFAVGNGLPADIWEEFQTRFNIKYICEFFAASDGNFMSINYDGKVGTAGRYTPLLKLFLIDLRIIECDLETAEPKRDPDGLCITCPRGQAGLLASQITDRTPFDGYIGDRTVTESKIIRNVVKKGDAYFNTGDLMNIDEDGYLYFKDRLGNTFRWKGENVATTEVELSLLESPEVESANVYGVKIEGKDGRAGMASLILRNNATLDCPALYKHITERLPSYACPKFVRIKDTLEVTGTFKLRKVNLVKEGFDPRTITGPLYYMNDTEKTYSPLDEEAYNNIHSGIIKL